In a single window of the Paenibacillus sp. MMS20-IR301 genome:
- a CDS encoding VWA domain-containing protein: protein MLRTHRNSRTAKTRLQRLISLLLIMLCIAAAVPFGASGVNAAAAAPSHIDAVLLIDVSNSMNKSDKNKIANEAMKMFIDMLSTQGDKVGIVAYTDKVQREKALLGITSAADKQDLKDFIDGLSRGPYTDIAVGMEEAVKVLANGSDPGHEPMIVMLADGNNDLDEAGGRTQAQSDQELKAAVETAKQKGYPVYTIGLNADGKLNKDILTGLSDQTGGKAFTTDSADDLPQILSEIFASHLKLKVVPVPSITANGNYQEVTVNVPNASVLEANISIMSSQPVTAKLSDPSGKEVAIPSDAVLLSKSSSYTLIKLLSPEQGDWKLQVKGVPKDKIDINLVFNYDLELKLDALPSQSYRKGDTVDIASHLFSNGTEVTESSLYQEMKAVLLVTDKDTGAVEELPLDNSGAEFKGSFEIKDSHEYELKVRAEESSFYRESDVLTINAKTGTVATSQPAAGSSTNEEPAADEKASYTLYYIIGGVILLLAAAAAFWLLRRQANRGFVGQLVIEVLDGNTGEKTYPQYKKLAGFRGRFTLHQLLQLAPELKESEKAVFTPGNNDRLILRGGDGITVERSGRAADTSKGLEMKSGDRVSVSLQSVDKTILIEYLI from the coding sequence ATGCTTCGTACACACCGTAATTCCAGAACGGCCAAGACCCGGCTGCAGCGCTTAATCTCCCTGCTGCTGATTATGTTATGCATCGCTGCCGCCGTACCCTTCGGAGCTTCCGGGGTTAACGCCGCTGCGGCTGCACCATCCCATATTGATGCTGTACTGCTGATCGATGTCAGCAACTCCATGAACAAGAGTGATAAGAACAAGATCGCCAATGAAGCGATGAAGATGTTTATAGATATGCTGTCTACCCAGGGAGACAAGGTAGGCATCGTTGCATACACCGACAAGGTGCAGCGCGAGAAGGCGCTGCTCGGGATTACCTCTGCCGCAGACAAGCAGGATTTGAAGGATTTCATTGACGGGCTGAGCCGCGGACCCTACACAGATATTGCAGTGGGGATGGAGGAAGCGGTGAAGGTGCTGGCGAACGGCAGCGATCCCGGCCATGAGCCGATGATCGTCATGCTGGCTGACGGCAACAATGACCTCGATGAGGCCGGCGGCCGGACGCAGGCCCAGTCCGATCAGGAGCTGAAGGCCGCTGTAGAAACAGCGAAGCAGAAGGGCTATCCGGTATATACGATCGGGCTGAATGCCGACGGCAAGCTGAATAAGGATATTCTGACCGGCCTGTCTGACCAGACGGGCGGCAAAGCGTTCACCACCGATTCCGCAGATGATCTGCCGCAGATTCTCAGTGAGATTTTTGCCAGCCATCTGAAGCTGAAGGTTGTGCCTGTGCCGTCGATTACGGCAAACGGTAATTATCAGGAAGTAACGGTGAACGTGCCAAACGCAAGCGTCCTGGAAGCGAATATCTCCATTATGTCTTCGCAGCCTGTAACCGCGAAGCTAAGCGATCCTTCCGGCAAGGAAGTAGCCATTCCCTCAGATGCTGTACTGCTGTCGAAGTCATCCAGCTATACGCTGATCAAGCTGCTCTCTCCGGAGCAGGGCGACTGGAAGCTGCAGGTCAAGGGTGTGCCGAAGGATAAGATCGACATTAATCTGGTCTTCAACTATGATTTGGAGCTGAAGCTGGATGCCCTGCCTTCCCAGTCCTACCGCAAGGGGGATACAGTAGATATCGCCTCCCATCTGTTCAGCAACGGGACTGAGGTTACCGAGAGCAGCCTGTATCAGGAGATGAAGGCCGTGCTGCTCGTTACGGATAAGGATACCGGCGCTGTGGAGGAGCTTCCGCTCGATAACTCGGGTGCGGAGTTCAAGGGCTCCTTTGAAATTAAGGACAGCCATGAATATGAACTGAAGGTCCGGGCCGAAGAGAGCAGCTTCTACCGTGAGAGCGACGTTCTGACCATCAACGCCAAGACGGGAACGGTGGCTACGAGCCAGCCGGCAGCCGGTTCAAGTACAAATGAAGAGCCGGCGGCGGATGAGAAGGCCTCCTACACCCTTTACTATATTATCGGCGGGGTTATTCTCCTGCTCGCAGCAGCTGCGGCCTTCTGGCTGCTTCGCCGCCAGGCGAACCGCGGATTTGTCGGTCAGCTGGTCATAGAGGTGCTGGACGGCAACACCGGAGAGAAGACCTATCCGCAGTACAAGAAGCTCGCAGGCTTCCGCGGCAGATTCACGCTGCACCAGCTGCTGCAGCTGGCGCCTGAACTCAAGGAGAGCGAGAAGGCAGTGTTCACTCCGGGGAACAATGACCGGCTGATCCTGCGCGGCGGAGACGGAATTACCGTAGAGCGTTCAGGGCGTGCTGCCGATACCTCGAAGGGACTTGAAATGAAGAGCGGTGACCGCGTGTCAGTCTCGCTGCAGTCGGTAGACAAGACGATTTTAATCGAATATCTGATATAA
- a CDS encoding tubulin-like doman-containing protein, with protein sequence MKPVVREHIQQLDVSLGGGIVSDKIRVDTIDNPILIIGLGGTGIDALLRLKYQINRRFKLPEDPLSKKKRDKPDNVEFLAFETNEQDRGKKYKGIGLDPQNEFVLLANAEIGGLLQNRSILDPYITDWLSPELSITDGMNGAAGVRQAGRLLLFTKINQVVAAIDKKIKTLSVGTSKKLMVFLLTGLSGGTGSGAFLDIAYIVRGIIERDYGAAGIDRVNTLGYLFTPDVNLANKSLSEHTREYIRKNGYAALKELDYWMNVDSRGERFRQQYGNILSVNSPLPPFNLCHLISATNTEGKLLENAYDYCMNVTAENITNFMASEEKASGEEFAIHDYISNIRTNIAQMNKTYPANYEYNIIGASSAVLPIEEMTTYLAFRLFDKMDKMFQQAPGQEDVEKMARKLGIDLDTMIKTFESRVPEPLPGYQNSERLSHANVIKNQVVSMDTELEQNFLARAREEYIKSKKQLPGEIAARFDEELERVFLHPEQGPFYVSRLLYTEKGFCILKLIQSYIEALRESLLRLPRDIETAQDSAEEKLGDARSAFVSKEKKKNAYIEAKINEYWLHADVERTEQMIQFYEDLYELLNEENSRIYGVFTEILTALSSIFEKNGDILINGEEQADHKGNKTYYWNIVNVPDISATISKVMDQKDGDDLIRDFTREMLKNSGRWVKEQEIDIVRSISEFLSDKFGDLITRSMEDFLVMKYGREEPLDKFVERIIAGRLDEDAVPIFHLSNSSGSLHFPSWGFVSVPVKAPGILKGIRNYQNNALGKSQFTIKESQVKNRIFWLNTRNGVPLFVYTPLRVFEENYERTILDKEGIGRHLVMTDKDNWTYLPSPIPEKSWGDTYVNARVRDYNARVRADFARALESGVIIEKGLDENTSSRFSVVFTAPFDLGKLLSGYDLQLGSARPNLGEVRKAADELKSLRAGGLEREGIKDIFGSINRELAQENLIRSPQLITRVREELAKYDALTAKAAELEVLVHQHLDEDKWIDQFIEALYTDTITKKGALYVYDRDEDEDAWEPFANLMKERSYVEYAVYRHFRALDEKSRSVLLRKAARRAGEMTAAEDVTPLLYKLEGMYVSFLEARDSLEYERVEHANGDEMYGFYKSLTGKLGSIRRKLK encoded by the coding sequence ATGAAACCGGTAGTAAGAGAGCATATTCAGCAGCTGGATGTATCGCTAGGCGGAGGGATCGTCAGCGACAAGATCAGAGTCGATACCATTGATAACCCGATACTCATTATCGGGCTTGGCGGTACGGGCATCGATGCCCTGCTGCGCCTGAAATACCAGATTAACCGCCGCTTCAAGCTGCCCGAGGACCCGTTGTCCAAGAAGAAGCGGGATAAACCGGACAATGTGGAATTCCTGGCATTTGAGACCAATGAACAGGACCGCGGCAAAAAATACAAGGGCATCGGCCTGGATCCGCAGAATGAATTCGTGCTGCTGGCCAACGCCGAGATCGGCGGGCTGCTGCAGAACCGCAGTATTCTTGATCCGTACATTACAGACTGGCTGTCGCCCGAGCTGAGCATCACCGACGGTATGAACGGAGCCGCCGGGGTACGCCAGGCCGGACGCCTGCTGCTGTTCACGAAGATTAACCAGGTTGTGGCTGCGATCGACAAGAAGATCAAGACGCTGTCCGTCGGCACCAGCAAGAAGCTGATGGTGTTCCTGCTCACCGGACTGTCCGGCGGAACGGGCAGCGGCGCTTTTCTGGACATTGCCTATATCGTCCGCGGGATTATTGAACGGGATTATGGTGCAGCCGGCATTGACCGTGTGAATACACTGGGCTATCTGTTCACACCGGATGTCAATCTGGCGAACAAGAGCCTCAGCGAGCATACCCGTGAGTATATCCGCAAGAACGGTTATGCCGCGCTCAAAGAGCTGGATTACTGGATGAATGTCGACAGCCGGGGCGAACGGTTCCGCCAGCAGTACGGCAATATTCTAAGCGTCAATTCCCCGCTGCCGCCGTTTAATCTCTGTCATCTCATCTCGGCAACGAATACGGAAGGCAAGCTGCTGGAGAATGCATATGATTACTGCATGAACGTAACCGCTGAGAATATTACGAACTTCATGGCCAGTGAAGAAAAAGCCTCCGGCGAGGAATTCGCCATCCATGACTATATCAGCAACATCCGGACCAATATTGCACAGATGAACAAGACGTATCCTGCGAACTATGAATACAACATTATCGGCGCTTCCTCGGCGGTGCTGCCGATCGAAGAGATGACAACTTATCTGGCCTTCCGCCTCTTTGACAAGATGGACAAGATGTTCCAGCAGGCTCCGGGTCAGGAGGATGTGGAGAAGATGGCGCGCAAGCTGGGCATCGATCTCGATACGATGATCAAGACCTTCGAATCCCGCGTGCCGGAGCCGCTGCCCGGCTATCAGAACAGCGAGCGCCTCAGCCATGCCAACGTGATCAAGAATCAGGTGGTCAGCATGGATACGGAGCTGGAGCAGAACTTCCTGGCCCGTGCCCGCGAGGAATACATTAAGTCCAAGAAGCAGCTGCCGGGTGAAATTGCCGCACGGTTCGACGAGGAGCTGGAGCGTGTTTTCCTGCATCCTGAGCAAGGGCCGTTCTATGTGTCACGGCTGCTATATACAGAGAAGGGCTTCTGCATTCTGAAGCTGATCCAGTCTTATATTGAAGCGCTGCGCGAGAGCCTGCTGCGCCTGCCGCGCGATATCGAGACGGCTCAGGACAGTGCGGAGGAGAAGCTGGGCGATGCGCGGAGCGCTTTTGTCTCCAAGGAGAAGAAGAAGAATGCCTACATTGAAGCCAAAATCAACGAATACTGGCTGCACGCCGATGTGGAGCGCACCGAGCAGATGATCCAGTTCTATGAGGATCTTTACGAGCTGCTGAATGAAGAGAACAGCCGGATCTACGGCGTCTTCACAGAAATTCTGACGGCGCTCAGCTCAATCTTTGAGAAGAATGGCGACATTCTGATTAACGGGGAAGAGCAGGCCGACCACAAAGGTAACAAAACCTACTATTGGAATATCGTCAATGTGCCGGATATCTCTGCAACGATCTCCAAGGTGATGGACCAGAAGGACGGCGATGATCTGATCCGCGACTTCACCCGCGAAATGCTGAAGAATTCCGGACGCTGGGTCAAGGAGCAGGAGATTGATATCGTCCGTTCGATCTCTGAGTTCCTGAGCGATAAGTTCGGCGATCTCATTACCCGTTCCATGGAAGATTTCCTGGTGATGAAATACGGGCGCGAGGAGCCGCTGGATAAATTCGTGGAGCGGATTATTGCCGGACGCCTGGATGAGGATGCCGTACCGATCTTCCATCTCAGCAACAGCTCGGGCAGCCTGCACTTCCCGTCGTGGGGCTTCGTCTCCGTGCCGGTGAAAGCTCCGGGCATCCTGAAGGGGATCCGCAACTATCAGAATAATGCACTTGGCAAATCGCAGTTTACGATCAAGGAAAGCCAGGTGAAGAACCGGATTTTCTGGCTCAATACGCGCAACGGGGTGCCGCTGTTCGTATACACGCCGCTGCGGGTGTTCGAAGAGAACTATGAACGGACCATCCTGGACAAGGAAGGAATCGGCCGCCATCTCGTAATGACCGACAAGGACAACTGGACTTATCTGCCTTCGCCGATCCCTGAGAAGTCATGGGGCGATACTTACGTCAATGCGCGGGTCCGTGATTACAATGCCAGAGTGCGGGCTGATTTTGCCCGGGCACTGGAGAGCGGCGTTATCATCGAGAAGGGCCTTGACGAGAATACGAGCAGCCGGTTCTCCGTCGTATTCACGGCGCCGTTTGATCTGGGCAAGCTGCTCAGCGGTTATGACCTCCAGCTTGGCTCGGCCCGCCCGAATCTGGGTGAAGTGCGCAAAGCTGCAGACGAGCTGAAGTCGCTGCGGGCCGGCGGGCTGGAGCGTGAAGGCATCAAGGATATCTTCGGCAGCATCAACCGTGAGCTGGCCCAGGAGAACCTGATCCGTTCGCCGCAGCTGATTACCCGCGTCCGTGAAGAGCTGGCGAAATACGATGCCCTCACCGCCAAGGCTGCAGAGCTGGAGGTGCTGGTGCATCAGCATCTGGATGAGGACAAATGGATTGACCAGTTCATTGAAGCCCTGTACACCGATACGATCACCAAAAAAGGTGCGCTCTATGTCTATGACCGTGACGAGGACGAGGATGCCTGGGAGCCGTTCGCCAATCTGATGAAGGAACGCAGCTATGTGGAATATGCCGTATACCGTCATTTCCGCGCGCTTGATGAGAAGAGCCGGAGCGTCCTGCTGCGCAAGGCGGCACGCCGGGCCGGAGAGATGACGGCCGCAGAGGATGTAACTCCGCTGCTGTATAAGCTGGAAGGCATGTATGTCTCCTTCCTGGAGGCGCGCGACAGTCTCGAGTATGAGCGGGTGGAGCATGCTAACGGCGATGAAATGTACGGCTTCTACAAGAGCCTGACCGGCAAGCTCGGCAGCATCCGCAGAAAGCTGAAGTAA